The proteins below come from a single Stutzerimonas stutzeri RCH2 genomic window:
- a CDS encoding ArsR/SmtB family transcription factor, with translation MPDDFDDIIKALAHPLRRDILRWLKEPQRYFAEQHHSLENGVCAGQIDQRAGLSQSTVSAHLATLQKAGLVTSQKVGQWHFFKRNDAVIQAFVERIGQEL, from the coding sequence ATGCCGGACGACTTCGACGACATCATCAAGGCCCTCGCCCACCCGTTGCGTCGCGACATTCTGCGCTGGCTCAAGGAGCCGCAGCGCTACTTCGCCGAGCAGCACCACTCGCTGGAGAACGGTGTATGTGCCGGGCAGATCGACCAGCGTGCCGGCCTGTCGCAGTCAACCGTATCGGCCCACCTGGCGACCTTGCAGAAAGCCGGGCTGGTTACCAGCCAGAAGGTCGGCCAGTGGCATTTCTTCAAGCGCAACGACGCGGTCATCCAGGCTTTCGTCGAGCGCATCGGCCAGGAACTCTGA
- the ispF gene encoding 2-C-methyl-D-erythritol 2,4-cyclodiphosphate synthase: MRIGHGYDVHRFGEGDHITLGGVRIPHRFGLLAHSDGDVLLHALSDALLGAAALGDIGKHFPDTDPQFKGADSRMLLRHVLAQVQAKGYVVGNVDATIIAQAPKMAPHIDDMRALIAADLQVELDQVNVKATTTEKLGFTGREEGIAVHAVALLVRP; the protein is encoded by the coding sequence ATGCGTATCGGCCACGGTTACGACGTGCACCGCTTCGGCGAGGGCGACCACATCACGCTTGGCGGCGTGAGGATTCCACACAGGTTCGGGCTGCTGGCGCATTCCGACGGTGACGTACTGCTGCACGCTCTGAGCGACGCGCTGTTGGGGGCCGCGGCGCTGGGCGATATCGGCAAGCACTTCCCCGATACCGACCCGCAGTTCAAGGGTGCCGACAGCCGTATGCTGCTGCGCCATGTGCTGGCCCAAGTGCAGGCTAAGGGCTACGTGGTCGGCAACGTCGACGCCACGATCATTGCCCAGGCGCCGAAGATGGCACCGCATATCGATGATATGCGTGCGCTGATCGCTGCGGACCTGCAAGTCGAACTGGATCAGGTCAACGTGAAGGCCACCACCACCGAAAAGCTCGGCTTCACCGGGCGTGAGGAGGGAATCGCCGTTCACGCGGTTGCCTTGCTGGTCCGCCCATGA
- the truD gene encoding tRNA pseudouridine(13) synthase TruD, with product MTEDQLLGPRAHGEPCGSAVLKAVAEDFQVDEVLDIPLSGEGEHLWLWVEKRNLNTEEAAKRIARAAGVPLKMISYAGLKDRQALTRQWFSLHLPGKADPDLAAAESDGLAILKRTRHQRKLQRGAHSANGFRLRLRALQGEHAALDARLQRIKVNGVPNYFGLQRFGYDGGNLHGAREYAAKGELPVQRNLRSRLLSAGRSYLFNKVLAARVADGSWNQARVGDLLAFTDSRSFFPAGAAECNDPRLAILDLHPTGPLWGIDGSPAGDEIQALENAVAATDSALVNWLAQAGMKHERRILRLPIGGLSWHYPEPDILQLEFVLPTGCFATAVVRELVSLAGQTDI from the coding sequence ATGACCGAAGACCAGTTGCTCGGGCCGCGTGCCCATGGCGAACCTTGCGGCAGTGCCGTACTGAAGGCGGTCGCGGAGGATTTCCAGGTAGACGAAGTGCTCGACATTCCGCTGTCGGGAGAGGGCGAGCACCTCTGGTTGTGGGTGGAAAAGCGCAATCTGAATACCGAGGAAGCCGCCAAGCGCATCGCCCGCGCCGCCGGCGTGCCGTTGAAGATGATCAGCTATGCCGGGTTGAAAGACCGGCAAGCGCTGACCCGGCAATGGTTCAGTCTGCATCTGCCGGGCAAGGCCGACCCCGATCTGGCCGCCGCCGAGAGCGACGGCCTGGCGATCCTCAAACGCACCCGGCATCAGCGCAAGCTGCAGCGTGGCGCGCACTCGGCCAACGGCTTCCGCCTGCGCCTGAGGGCATTGCAGGGTGAACACGCCGCGCTCGATGCGCGCCTGCAACGGATCAAGGTCAACGGCGTGCCGAACTATTTCGGCCTGCAGCGTTTCGGCTATGACGGCGGCAATCTGCACGGTGCGCGCGAGTACGCCGCCAAAGGTGAGCTGCCAGTGCAACGCAATCTGCGCTCGCGCCTGCTCTCAGCGGGGCGTAGCTATCTGTTCAATAAGGTACTCGCCGCGCGGGTTGCCGATGGCAGCTGGAACCAGGCAAGAGTTGGCGATCTGCTGGCATTCACCGACAGCCGCAGCTTTTTCCCGGCTGGGGCGGCGGAATGCAACGACCCGCGCCTTGCCATCCTGGACCTGCATCCAACCGGTCCGTTATGGGGAATTGACGGCTCGCCGGCGGGCGACGAAATACAGGCGCTCGAAAATGCTGTCGCCGCAACTGACTCAGCGCTCGTCAATTGGTTGGCGCAAGCTGGAATGAAGCACGAACGGCGCATTCTTCGCCTCCCCATCGGCGGTTTGTCGTGGCATTATCCCGAGCCTGACATTCTGCAACTGGAATTCGTCCTGCCGACCGGATGCTTCGCCACCGCCGTGGTGCGTGAGCTGGTCAGCCTGGCAGGGCAGACGGACATCTGA
- the surE gene encoding 5'/3'-nucleotidase SurE, translated as MRILIANDDGVYAPGLAALYDALADYAECKVVAPIQDMSGASSALTLDRPLHPVSMPNGFIGLNGSPTDCVHLGLNGLLEEAPDMVVSGINLGANLGDDVLYSGTVAAAIEGRFTGRPAFAFSLVSRSTENLPTAAHIARMLVEKHDQLELPPRTVLSVNVPNLPLDHIRGIRLTRLGHRSRAKPPVKQANPRGKEGYWISVAGDVEDGGPGTDFHAVMQGYVSITPLQLDRTFHEAFGGLESWLESVL; from the coding sequence ATGCGTATTCTGATCGCCAACGACGACGGGGTGTATGCACCCGGGCTCGCCGCGCTTTATGACGCGCTGGCGGACTATGCCGAGTGCAAGGTGGTAGCCCCGATTCAGGACATGAGCGGCGCCAGCAGCGCGCTTACCCTGGACCGCCCGCTTCACCCGGTAAGCATGCCGAACGGCTTCATTGGCCTGAACGGCTCGCCCACCGATTGCGTGCACCTCGGCCTCAACGGCCTGCTCGAGGAAGCGCCTGATATGGTGGTCTCAGGCATCAATCTCGGCGCCAATCTCGGCGACGATGTGCTCTATTCCGGTACGGTTGCTGCGGCCATTGAAGGACGTTTCACCGGGCGTCCGGCTTTCGCCTTCTCGCTGGTATCACGCTCGACGGAAAACCTGCCGACTGCCGCTCATATCGCGCGCATGCTGGTCGAAAAGCACGACCAGCTGGAGCTGCCGCCACGTACGGTGCTCAGCGTCAACGTGCCAAACCTGCCCCTCGACCATATCCGCGGCATTCGCCTGACTCGTCTGGGGCATCGCAGTCGCGCCAAGCCGCCGGTCAAGCAAGCCAACCCGCGCGGCAAGGAAGGCTACTGGATCTCGGTGGCCGGTGACGTCGAAGACGGCGGGCCGGGTACCGATTTCCATGCGGTGATGCAGGGCTACGTATCGATCACGCCACTGCAGCTGGATCGAACCTTCCATGAGGCCTTCGGCGGTCTCGAAAGCTGGCTGGAGAGTGTGCTGTGA
- a CDS encoding alkene reductase yields MPTLFDPIKIGDLELNNRIIMAPLTRCRAEPGRVPGELIAEYYAQRADAGLIISEATSVTPMGVGYPDTPGIWTAEQVQGWKKVTDAVHAKGGKIVLQLWHVGRISDPIYLDGQLPVAPSAIKPAGHVSLVRPMKDYETPRALETNEIPAIVEAYRKGAENAKEAGFDGVEIHGANGYLLDQFLQDSTNKRTDAYGGSLENRARLMLEVTDAAISVWGAGRVGVHLAPRADSHDMGDSNRAETFGYVARELGKRGVAFICTREKAGEDSLGPQLKEIFGGVYIANERFTKEQANAWLADGKADAVAFGIPYIANPDLVERLRQDAPLNEPKPELFYAQGPVGYTDYPSL; encoded by the coding sequence ATGCCCACGCTTTTCGACCCGATCAAGATCGGCGATTTGGAACTGAACAACCGCATCATCATGGCACCGCTGACGCGCTGCCGCGCCGAGCCCGGCCGCGTCCCCGGCGAGCTGATCGCCGAGTATTACGCCCAGCGCGCCGACGCCGGCCTGATCATTAGCGAAGCCACTTCAGTCACGCCGATGGGTGTTGGCTACCCGGACACCCCGGGTATATGGACCGCCGAGCAGGTTCAGGGCTGGAAGAAGGTCACCGATGCGGTGCATGCCAAGGGCGGCAAGATCGTCCTACAGCTTTGGCACGTAGGCCGCATCTCCGACCCAATCTATCTCGATGGCCAGCTGCCGGTCGCACCCAGCGCCATCAAACCGGCCGGCCATGTCAGCCTGGTTCGCCCGATGAAGGATTACGAAACGCCTCGTGCCCTGGAAACCAATGAAATCCCGGCCATCGTCGAGGCCTACCGCAAGGGGGCGGAGAACGCCAAGGAGGCTGGTTTCGACGGCGTGGAAATCCATGGCGCGAATGGCTACCTGCTCGACCAGTTCCTGCAGGACAGCACCAACAAGCGCACCGACGCCTACGGTGGCTCGCTGGAGAATCGCGCACGGCTGATGCTGGAAGTGACCGATGCCGCCATTTCCGTCTGGGGTGCCGGTCGCGTTGGCGTACACCTGGCGCCGCGTGCCGACTCCCATGACATGGGCGATTCCAACCGCGCGGAGACGTTTGGCTATGTGGCGCGCGAACTGGGCAAGCGCGGCGTTGCCTTTATCTGCACCCGCGAAAAGGCCGGCGAAGACAGCCTTGGCCCGCAACTGAAAGAGATCTTCGGCGGCGTCTACATCGCCAACGAGCGCTTCACCAAAGAGCAGGCCAACGCCTGGCTGGCTGATGGCAAGGCCGATGCGGTCGCATTCGGCATTCCGTACATCGCCAACCCTGATCTGGTCGAGCGCTTGCGCCAGGACGCGCCGCTGAACGAGCCCAAGCCGGAGCTGTTCTACGCTCAGGGTCCGGTGGGCTATACCGATTATCCGTCGCTCTAG
- a CDS encoding GNAT family N-acetyltransferase: MSALAYSQLPHHLQPLLAKFYRAHNSRNRIRTEAVCWVAKRGDIVGGLCLTPVEEGQFLTGLLVTPTERNRGIGAQLVRNAVASSAGPVWLFCKPELVDFYSRLGFSVANRLPAALADRLTRYRRSKTLVALQNDRRMMSVPNATLKIAIACLLDECGRILVVRKRGTRFFMLPGGKAEIGETPLQTLRRELQEELDLPLEDNDFDPLGHFQAPAANEPDHQVEADVFIARLPRAVTVHAELEEMGWLEAAPCERDDIAPLLRSHVMPALLARMAQAESVACCAEPSDQGEIGSLAGKVSSIASSS, translated from the coding sequence ATGTCCGCACTTGCCTATTCGCAGCTTCCGCACCACCTGCAGCCTTTGCTGGCGAAGTTCTATCGTGCCCACAACAGCCGAAACCGCATACGCACCGAAGCCGTATGTTGGGTAGCAAAGCGTGGCGATATCGTCGGAGGACTGTGCCTTACACCTGTGGAAGAGGGGCAGTTCCTGACGGGTCTGCTAGTGACCCCGACGGAGCGAAACCGCGGAATTGGTGCGCAACTGGTGCGCAACGCAGTGGCGTCCAGCGCAGGACCGGTCTGGCTATTCTGCAAACCGGAGCTTGTCGATTTCTATTCACGTCTTGGATTTTCGGTTGCGAATCGACTGCCAGCAGCCCTTGCAGACCGGCTTACGCGTTATAGACGCAGCAAAACGCTGGTCGCGTTGCAGAACGACCGAAGGATGATGTCAGTGCCCAACGCCACCCTGAAAATCGCCATCGCATGCCTGCTGGACGAGTGCGGCCGCATCCTGGTGGTACGTAAACGCGGGACGCGCTTCTTCATGCTCCCAGGCGGCAAGGCCGAGATTGGCGAAACACCGCTGCAAACCCTCCGACGCGAGCTGCAAGAGGAACTGGATCTGCCGCTCGAAGACAATGATTTCGATCCATTGGGCCACTTTCAGGCGCCAGCCGCCAACGAACCGGATCATCAGGTGGAAGCTGATGTATTCATCGCACGGCTGCCTCGCGCGGTGACCGTGCACGCCGAGCTGGAGGAGATGGGTTGGTTGGAAGCAGCGCCGTGCGAGCGGGACGACATCGCGCCACTATTGCGCAGCCATGTCATGCCAGCCCTCCTGGCACGCATGGCACAGGCCGAAAGCGTGGCCTGCTGCGCTGAGCCATCCGATCAAGGCGAAATAGGATCGCTCGCCGGAAAGGTCTCTTCGATTGCCTCATCAAGCTGA
- a CDS encoding protein-L-isoaspartate(D-aspartate) O-methyltransferase — protein sequence MTSQRTRDRLIQRLYEEGLSNPQVLEVIRRTPRHLFVDEALAHRAYEDTALPIGHNQTISQPFMVARMSELLLADGPLDKVLEIGTGSGYQTAVLAQLVERVFSVERIQALQDRAKERLVELKLRNVVFRWGDGWEGWPALAPYNGIIVTAAAADVPQALLDQLAPGGRLVIPVGAGEVQQLMLIIREDNGFSRHLLDTVRFVPLLNGPVI from the coding sequence ATGACCTCTCAGCGTACCCGTGATCGCCTCATACAGCGCCTCTACGAGGAAGGGCTGTCGAACCCCCAGGTCCTCGAGGTGATCCGTCGTACTCCGCGCCATCTGTTCGTCGATGAAGCACTGGCGCACCGTGCCTATGAAGATACGGCGCTGCCGATTGGCCACAATCAGACTATTTCCCAGCCGTTCATGGTTGCGCGCATGAGCGAGCTGTTGCTGGCCGACGGCCCGCTGGACAAGGTTCTGGAGATCGGGACCGGTTCGGGCTACCAGACTGCCGTGCTGGCGCAACTGGTCGAGCGGGTGTTCTCGGTCGAGCGCATTCAGGCCTTGCAGGATCGGGCCAAGGAGCGCCTGGTCGAACTCAAGCTGCGCAATGTGGTCTTTCGCTGGGGCGATGGTTGGGAGGGCTGGCCTGCGCTGGCGCCTTACAACGGCATCATCGTCACCGCAGCGGCAGCCGATGTGCCGCAGGCCTTGCTCGATCAGCTGGCGCCCGGTGGGCGACTGGTGATTCCAGTGGGTGCCGGCGAGGTCCAGCAACTCATGCTGATCATTCGAGAGGACAACGGCTTTTCACGCCATCTTCTGGATACCGTACGTTTCGTGCCGCTGCTCAATGGACCTGTGATTTGA
- a CDS encoding peptidoglycan DD-metalloendopeptidase family protein: MVRSMLGVLVITGTLVGCASSPQGGGVQVVDRNQRDRVTSGQYIVRRGDTLWSIAFRFGWDWRELARVNGIQPPHVIYPGQKIRFDGGSSRVASAAPRPAPQPAPAPAPSSPVVVATPIPRQPAITTPSSQPPAAPPASTQVTPVARSASGWAWPANGAIIGRFSSNGSLNKGIDIAGELGQPVLAASDGTVVYAGSGLRGYGELVIIKHSDTYVSAYGHNRRLLVREGQQVKAGQSIAEMGSTGTDRVKLHFEIRRQGKPVDPLQYLPRR; the protein is encoded by the coding sequence ATGGTCCGTTCGATGCTCGGCGTTCTGGTGATAACCGGAACGCTGGTTGGTTGTGCCTCGTCACCCCAGGGTGGAGGTGTGCAGGTCGTCGATCGCAACCAGCGCGACCGCGTCACCAGCGGCCAGTACATTGTCCGTCGAGGTGACACCCTCTGGTCCATCGCCTTCCGCTTTGGTTGGGACTGGCGTGAGCTGGCGCGGGTCAATGGTATTCAGCCACCACATGTCATCTATCCAGGACAGAAGATCCGCTTCGATGGCGGTTCGTCGCGTGTTGCGTCCGCTGCGCCACGGCCAGCACCGCAGCCTGCACCGGCGCCTGCTCCATCGAGTCCTGTGGTCGTCGCCACGCCGATACCGCGCCAGCCCGCTATCACCACGCCTTCAAGCCAGCCTCCAGCTGCTCCGCCGGCGAGCACTCAAGTGACGCCGGTCGCCCGTTCGGCAAGCGGTTGGGCATGGCCGGCGAACGGCGCAATCATCGGTCGATTCTCGTCAAACGGTAGTTTGAATAAAGGAATTGATATCGCTGGGGAATTAGGACAGCCTGTCCTGGCTGCTTCTGATGGAACTGTTGTGTACGCCGGTAGTGGATTACGGGGTTACGGCGAACTTGTGATCATCAAGCACAGCGATACCTATGTAAGCGCCTACGGACACAACCGCAGGCTGCTGGTGCGGGAGGGCCAACAAGTCAAGGCTGGGCAAAGTATTGCCGAGATGGGATCGACGGGAACCGACCGGGTGAAGCTGCACTTCGAAATTCGCCGCCAGGGCAAACCTGTAGACCCGCTGCAATATCTGCCAAGACGTTGA
- a CDS encoding DUF368 domain-containing protein, whose translation MKNALLLYAKGMAMGAADVVPGVSGGTVAFITGIYDELLRSISAVPYAVRPLLRGRLGEAWKTANASFLLVLFAGVLTSILSLARLITFLLEEHPIPVWSFFFGLILVSVHLVGKEIQRRNLSRLVSFCLGIGFAYWITVAAPVQWGSSSLSLFFAGAIAICAMILPGISGSFILVLLGLYPVVLGAVRSFDIGVMGIFAAGCMVGLLSFAKFLSWLLKRWRDLTLAFLTGLMLGSLNKVWPWKETLTWRTNSSGENVPVLQQNLLPGAYADLTGQDPQLLAAVLLALGGIVLVLGLEWFAGRRQPMTEGV comes from the coding sequence ATGAAAAACGCTTTATTGTTGTACGCCAAAGGCATGGCCATGGGCGCGGCGGATGTGGTGCCCGGTGTCTCGGGCGGTACGGTGGCGTTTATCACCGGTATCTACGACGAGTTGTTGCGTTCGATCAGTGCCGTTCCTTACGCCGTTCGCCCGCTGCTGCGCGGGCGCCTCGGCGAAGCCTGGAAGACCGCCAACGCCAGTTTCCTGCTGGTTCTGTTTGCTGGTGTGCTGACCAGCATTCTCAGCCTCGCTCGATTGATCACCTTTCTATTGGAAGAGCACCCGATTCCAGTGTGGTCATTCTTCTTCGGTCTGATTCTAGTTTCGGTGCATCTCGTGGGTAAGGAAATCCAGCGGCGTAACCTCTCGCGTCTGGTGAGTTTCTGCCTCGGTATCGGTTTCGCCTACTGGATCACCGTTGCCGCGCCGGTGCAGTGGGGCAGCAGCAGCCTGAGCCTGTTCTTCGCCGGTGCCATCGCGATCTGCGCGATGATCCTGCCAGGTATTTCGGGCAGCTTCATTCTCGTGCTACTGGGCCTCTACCCGGTGGTGCTCGGTGCGGTGAGAAGCTTCGATATCGGTGTCATGGGGATCTTTGCCGCAGGATGCATGGTTGGGCTTCTGAGCTTTGCCAAGTTTCTCAGCTGGTTGCTCAAGCGTTGGCGTGACCTGACCCTGGCGTTTCTCACCGGCTTGATGCTCGGCTCGCTGAACAAGGTCTGGCCGTGGAAGGAGACGCTGACCTGGCGTACCAACTCCAGCGGGGAGAATGTTCCGGTGTTGCAGCAGAATCTGTTGCCCGGCGCCTATGCTGATCTCACCGGTCAGGATCCGCAGTTGCTGGCGGCAGTGCTGTTGGCCCTCGGCGGTATCGTGCTGGTGCTAGGGCTTGAATGGTTTGCTGGTCGACGTCAGCCGATGACCGAAGGCGTCTGA
- the rpoS gene encoding RNA polymerase sigma factor RpoS gives MALKDQALEFDVDDAVLLMETPIHLDQKSNVTRAATAGRPKAASSKQHKFIDYNRALDATQLYLNEIGFSPLLTPEEEVHFARLAQKGDPAGRKRMIESNLRLVVKIARRYVNRGLSLLDLVEEGNLGLIRAVEKFDPERGFRFSTYATWWIRQTIERAIMNQTRTIRLPIHVVKELNVYLRAARELTQKLDHEPSPEEIANLLEKPVGEVKRMLGLNERVTSVDVSLGPDTDKTLLDTLTDDRPTDPCELLLDDDLSNSIDQWLSDLSEKQREVVIRRFGLRGHEASTLEEVGQEIGLTRERVRQIQVEALRRLREILERNGLSSDALFQ, from the coding sequence ATGGCACTTAAAGACCAAGCGCTGGAGTTTGACGTCGACGATGCGGTTCTGCTTATGGAAACGCCCATCCACCTCGACCAGAAAAGCAACGTGACCAGGGCTGCCACAGCAGGCAGACCCAAGGCTGCATCCAGCAAACAGCACAAGTTCATCGATTACAACCGGGCCCTGGATGCAACCCAGTTGTATCTCAACGAAATCGGCTTCTCCCCCCTCCTGACACCTGAAGAAGAAGTGCACTTCGCGCGCCTCGCTCAAAAAGGCGATCCGGCGGGGCGCAAGCGCATGATCGAAAGCAACCTGCGGTTGGTGGTGAAGATCGCTCGGCGATACGTCAACCGTGGACTGTCGTTGCTCGATCTGGTCGAGGAGGGCAATCTCGGTCTGATCCGCGCGGTCGAGAAATTCGATCCCGAGCGTGGCTTCCGTTTCTCCACCTATGCGACCTGGTGGATACGGCAGACCATCGAGCGGGCGATCATGAATCAGACCCGCACGATTCGGTTGCCGATTCATGTGGTCAAGGAACTGAATGTCTACCTGCGTGCGGCGCGCGAGCTGACCCAGAAGCTCGATCACGAGCCCAGCCCGGAAGAGATTGCCAATCTGCTGGAGAAGCCGGTTGGTGAGGTCAAGCGCATGCTGGGGCTCAACGAGCGGGTCACTTCGGTGGATGTTTCGCTTGGTCCGGACACTGACAAGACGTTGCTCGATACCCTGACCGACGATCGGCCGACCGATCCCTGCGAGCTGCTGCTGGACGACGATCTGTCTAACAGCATCGATCAGTGGCTTTCCGATCTTTCCGAGAAGCAGCGAGAAGTGGTGATCCGCCGCTTCGGGCTGCGCGGCCATGAAGCCTCGACGCTCGAGGAGGTAGGGCAGGAAATCGGCCTGACCCGTGAGCGTGTCCGCCAGATTCAGGTCGAGGCGCTGCGACGTCTTCGCGAGATTCTGGAGCGTAACGGCCTGTCGAGTGACGCGCTGTTTCAATAG